Within Topomyia yanbarensis strain Yona2022 chromosome 2, ASM3024719v1, whole genome shotgun sequence, the genomic segment ACTTACCGATCGTCCGTGGGTGCtacttcttcttcgccgtacggtgttggtggccagatagttggatcgtgcttcgggaaaagaccttcGATAATTATATTCAGCTTACTCGGGCACATTTTGGCTGGCGTCGTcgaacccttcattttcgccatcacgacacgGTACGCGTCGCCTCAGGGATTAGCGTCTATATCTCGTCACAGCTCTTTGAGGCAATCTGATTTTTTAAGTTTCccattttaaagcggccctatcttcccgaaacgctgccttgcgcTCTGCTCTATCTGACTCCGATAATGCTCTCTGAGCTCGCATTCTGGCtttgagacaagcagcgcgtagcgtactaAACGTCTCGTTCTACCAATAAACTGGACCCCGTCTTTTacatggttccagttttcgcggcattgtggtgttacaagccgccacaatccttcttgtaagATTTGCCGTACCCACGTTCTCGGTCCAGCCTTTCGACCGAAatgcctcaacgaagaggtctttgtttAAGGCATTCGTCTTCCGCTTTCGCTCACCATGCTACAGCAGACTTCCGTTGATCAATACGGCAGCGAATCGCCTGATGGTCGCTATGCGTATGTGTTTCGCATACATACATTTCTGGTAACACTCTTGTGAAtcagtttatttattttcgttctcgtattttggatcgttttttgtgtatattaagTGATTCCTCAATTAGAATAGAGTTTGTGCCCTCGCCTAAGCTGCAGTTATTGATCAATTGACTGATAATTTGTGATTCTTGGTCGTGCGGTGACAATTGATAAACATTTTGTTCTCCCAAAGTGTCGTCGGTAGTGATAGAATCCTTGTGGTGAAACCGTGGATGCATATCGGGAAAGCTTACTCGCGAAGTAGCTACTGTTGCCTACCTGTAGGCGATTCGCAATGGATTCGATCTGCCTGCAGTGCTCCGAGCCGGTAACCACTTTGAATCAGCTGAAATGCCAAGGATTTTGCGACAGAATCATGCATCTATCGGGTTCAACGCTCACTCGTCCAAAATTGGACATGATTAACGACTCAGCGAATATATTCTGGCTTTGCGACAGCTGtgtggatttgatgaaatcctccgcAGTGAATGCAGCTTTTACAGCATTGAGCGAAGCGTTCCGTTTGCTGACCGACACACATAAAACAGCGCTTGAAGCATTAAAGGCTGAAATGGAGAAAACCAGAAAATCAGTGGAATCCGCAACGACATTGCCTGCAACTCCCATATCATGGCCCGTTCCAAATAGAGCTGGAGCCAAACGTGCTCGCGAGACGGAGGATGATAAATTTCCTTCTAAATCCGATGTCCCCAGTCTAACGTGTGGCAAGAAAAAGGGTGATGTAGCAAAGGTACCCACAATCACTGTTCAACCCGCTACTAGTAAATGCTGGATTTACTTGTCACGAATTGCTACCACCGTTTCCGAAGCTGAGGTTGGTGCTATGGTTAAGGAGTGCCTTTCAACGGACGGTCCGGTCGAAGTGAAGAAGTTAGTGAAAAAAGACGCAAATTTGAGCGGGCttaatttcatttctttcaaaattggtGTTGACCTTCAACTTCGTGAAATGGCTCTCAATGCCGATACCTGGCCGGATGGGATGTATTTCCGTGAGTTCATCGACTTTCGGCAAGAACGTAATAATGACGGGAAGCATGGGTTTCGGAAAACACCTCGACTGGGATAAATCCATCGCAAATAGCAGTTATTTTAGACCACGCACCGACAATTCGCCTGTTGATCAACGGCAACCGGGACGCACCGTAGAAAGCAATATGGAATCCCCCAATCCTCCCAGCACAGTCGTGCCCCTTGCTGTCAGCAGTATcttcagtcgtcccggccctgtgtCTGGGAATGGAGAGGGGGAATTCTTCTGGACATACCATAGAGCTAAATCTTACGATTAttgcacaaaaatgtttagttcgcgcgaatcgagtactgatacacaaccatgcactgctaggccccatgcaaaactgactcagacatcacttcactaaaagtttaataacttcttttaacaaagccaaattcactagcagtcttcgacgaagttgtagacaattaaattatctttcttattttcacttacagtgataatacgatacatacagtgccacctagcgccaaaaatgcgaattagtgggttttctccatgtaaattctcgaaaaatcccatacaaacttcagacacgttggtccggtacctagacttgtccgatttgcttcaaatttggtgcataTACTCCTCGTGGGACTAGGAATccaatcaggggtgggccgattgagttttcaaaaattcattatttttctgggcagtctaatgcacactaatgtcatgtagcaatggctgaaccgatcttattaagtttcaaatgaaaggcctaatgtGGCCATTACatgctattatttttgtttttggctatgtttgctttctgagatatgggtgattttgttAAAATACGATATGTTTTAAGcatataactttcaaacaaagcaATTCAGTTCTCACTTACCAATAATACGATTTCAatcgactttaataaaactcgtgttagacccacagttcaggaagtggaacattTAGTtagttaaaatggagcttaatctcgctgaagttacgtacattcagctgcaCCACgtcaaaactgtgttttgatcatgcTTAGAAGATTGACACAGGCAGAAAATTTCATTGCAAAggacaacatgcaacacgaggtcgaatttactaacaccagaatcaagatcctcgtgcatatggaaaacgatatGATGCGCATCCATGATTTGCCCTTGCGCACAAAGGAAGAGCAAATCAAACGAATTATGatgcaatatggagaagtagaatctattacgaatgaaaccggagaatttttttcacaggtatttccaacggcgttcgtattgtgaggatgcgagtgacgaAACCAATGCTTTGTTACACGACTCTCGACACCGAGAGAAGGCGTGACCTATAGGCAATCACCGCTAATCACATATttcgggcagaccccaacatgccaattctgtaaccatacaaccaactacggaaaaacatgcgccgaagcaactagtcaaaactcatctactacagccaactctaacaagcagtcCCCAACATttacagataaaccaaaaacaacgatccaattaatcAATAATGTAGGTACAACGATCGCgacagcaggaaagtagtacagatgtgacatggacgtgaacgataacgcgagaaaaggcagactgaatgacccgcaagctgcttcaccgccaagcaaaaggatctcaacacgcagaagCAAGTTGCGTCAACAAGATCAGACAAACaatcttagaacatttttatttttacttattgtaaaaacttaaaagatccacggctcagttgtgctaacgcattgagccgtgtcaaataaaccatTAGAGAATTAGGGTATTTTGGggacaaaactaaaccgatatTGAGTATAGGGGATGATAACACATCTATGTAATTCAAAGAATTTTAATCCGAAAACTTTTTGTAAATTTACTCGATAatgaatgaactatttctcaaaaattaatacgtAATTTCACTTTGAGAACAAAGAaatgtaagttcacttcaaagtgatTTTCACAGTTTCTGCATCCACTTCTGGAATTAAGCGTCCCGCTGTGAGGTAGATGTTGGATGAACACACAGATCATTaaataatccacctagtagtgagataatagatttctcatataatgcTTATTCATATTGTACTCGTCgcatcaccgagagcaactaTACTTTTgaatgccaaaattctagtgaaaacTTGACTTCTTTCACAAGATTTGGGTTATACTGGCCATGGCTCAAAAATTACCAGTTGTGCGTTATTTATAATAGGGCAAGGAATCAACAGATCGCAtagtatataaaaataatcTCTTTCTATTCGTGTTTGTGGACACTGTCACGACCTACATCCATTttgctatttctctatccatttttaaattgtgtcataagatcttctactaatttgaaatatttgttaatgtCCAACCTAATTTGATGTGTGAGATGCAATTGTGTAGGTttaagaaaacaaaactatttttgtcggCTATTTCGCTGTAAATTGGTATTGTATTTTAGTAGAAACTTACAGAAACAAATTCAATATTAAAGCCTACTGggcaaagaaaaatatttgtattttgagaggactataactaatttatgttcaaattCTGCTTTTTGAACATTTGTATTTCTGTAACTCATAACTCATGAACTATTGATGCatggatttttttacgaataatTGAAGTTGCGTTTTAGTATGATCTGActggaaatatttttaaaatatttctctTATTTGGCTTATATATCCTGCAATAAACAAAATCAATTTGCAATCACTACGCTTTCAATTGGAAGTATGATTTGGTATAAAACGTTAATAGAAGAAAATTATGCGTATTTATTGTAGTTTAAGATAACATTGTGGGTTATTGTGGTTTTAATTCCtcacgaatgaaaatttgaactttGAGCTGGATACCTGCATTTAATTTTTGCGCAAGCTGCTGGTAAACATCACTGGTTGCTTTTTCCGGTATCTGGTCATTGAAATAGCATCCTTAGCCATGTTTCCATTCTATATATTAatagagtaggggaacatggggagacttgaccaagcgcaaaactTTATTTTCGGCTAttgcgtcttctattcgattcctaattttttttcaaaaatatttttatacttgtttcgatcccttaaggtaattttgaaagtttggagtaaaaaatcctttccttgcagaaaatattacgtgattaataaatttgcattaaatgatgtaattttttatcaaactttgtatggacatatctactcaactactaattactattaaaggactaatatgtcatcttaatccttgtgaagcagtgaaatgattttacataaactggaacattggaatagttattactagaatttgcatgacattaaacgcaataactaatgttggggagacttgaccaagattttatggggagacttgaccaagtggcaattagctgaagaaagatacaaaattcctgatatttattatgctttggtatctactgttaatgttaatcacgccataaaaaaatcccacctcaaacaaaagtcttgatattttagtattagtatacaaagttagcaatagtaggacggattttgtgacgtgtgaacacgcaatgcaagcagtgcagttaatccttaaaaagaaattcattaaaaaaatagaaatttatcaaatgcaacccttttatattttttactgctacctaaggatctcgacaatacggaaaaaaaataattacagtatgttttatgtcattattctttgttatgatttttcaaaattctcttggtcaagtctccccacgccttggtcaagtctccccgcaatggggagacttgaccagaaaaaacgatcacagaaaaacttttgtaacttttcaaaaattaaattaaaaattctgcaaaaaatcatgaagacgcgcaataactttgcgcattatatctgaatgatttttgggggattgaaggcttttttagagatttatgcagttttaactgaaaacctggtcaagtctgcCCATGTTCCCCTAAGTGCATTTGGATTAGGTGGAATTTCTATATACTTCTATATAATTCCGGGCAGTTTAGGGAGTTCATTCCATTCTCAATAACATTGACGTTACTATCTCTGTGCCGCTGTTGCGTGTTCTTACTGTAGTGGCTGCTCGCAAAAACTGGCAAAAAATTGGGCGGGCAACGGTGAGACCTAATTAACCACCTGACGCTTTTCAGACAATATTTGTTGCAGAACTCGGTTCATATTGTTGGTTGTGATGAAAATCGGAGTCTTTCGGCCATAACAGCAAATTTACTGCCAGATCATACACTTTTCCCGGCAAACTGGTCTACAAAAACAATGTTATACTTTTTTAGAATATCTCTGTGATCGCTGCAACCTAAAGTTTCTGTTCCGGAAGATGTTTAAAGTCAAATTTGACATACGTCTTATCACCCTTTCAGATGCACTTATTGACTTTGTTCAGATCCTGATCATATATCTTCCAGACTCGCGATTTTGGCCGTAATGTTTTGCTTACGTTCCAGTTTAATTGCTTGATAGCCGTATACTTAAAAAAAACTTATCGCTATGCCCGAAAGTCCTGGAGTAGCTTTAATAGTCTTTATGAAGTCCTGACACAGTTTTTTGAATCGATACGATGGCACCTTCAGGGCAGCAGACAAACATTATTTGAAATCTGTTTGAACTGTACATATACGacctatgatcgcaaatcagtcccataaagataggaaatctcaTAGTAAACGGGGTAACTATGCGCTCATGGGTAGTATAGAGGATTGGATATTGTGATCATCATACTCGGGTTTTCATTTCTTatgtgcagaattaattttctcttttttcCATCGCGTGacgatttatgaaaatattattttttttaaacttttacaCGAGATCTCAAGAGAATTGTAATTGTAAGCAGATTGCAGTCAAAAGCTTCCAGAAATGACTGCAAAGAGCACTGTACCCGATAAGAAGACGCATAACGATTCTACATTCGTATAGCTTCAAGCTAACtcagtttttttgtaatttttttgaattatgttaggaaaattttgttaaaaaatcagaGTGGATATCAGCATTCATATTGCCATATTGCCATCAGGCCGCCTGCTAAAAAGTTACCTTGCTTCAGttgttaaaagttattttttttaaatccaaaacTCAAGCATGcttcaattaaaaattttacaacggatcaaaaaacaaaaagtaaataaagtcaataaaaagtataataaactgaactcaaaaagtggaaaattccataaatttttttttttttaatttgcgtaATCAGATCtaaatatttacga encodes:
- the LOC131680351 gene encoding uncharacterized protein LOC131680351, whose amino-acid sequence is MDSICLQCSEPVTTLNQLKCQGFCDRIMHLSGSTLTRPKLDMINDSANIFWLCDSCVDLMKSSAVNAAFTALSEAFRLLTDTHKTALEALKAEMEKTRKSVESATTLPATPISWPVPNRAGAKRARETEDDKFPSKSDVPSLTCGKKKGDVAKVPTITVQPATSKCWIYLSRIATTVSEAEVGAMVKECLSTDGPVEVKKLVKKDANLSGLNFISFKIGVDLQLREMALNADTWPDGMYFREFIDFRQERNNDGKHGFRKTPRLG